A DNA window from Coffea arabica cultivar ET-39 chromosome 6c, Coffea Arabica ET-39 HiFi, whole genome shotgun sequence contains the following coding sequences:
- the LOC113691863 gene encoding presenilin-like protein At1g08700, with translation MEDGGGGSILESIGSEIIGVMSPVSICMFLVVLLVYSLTNTSASSAVRTAANLVYLESPTDTPAEKLEGALLNALVFVILIAFVTFVLVLLYYYRCTSFLKHYTRFSAFFVLSFMGGPIFLTIIQHFNIPVDSVTCFILLFNFSILGVLSVFSNGVPILIRQSYMVALGIVVAAWFTRLPEWTTWVLLVALALYDLVAVLAPGGPLKILVELASRREEELPALVYEARPTTNANISGSRGGSTLAGLLVAGMSQNDGSDHGVELQAVSASPRTNIGNYENEIASESGHMVINMDNDDEEEVEVVREDQEENSPLMAGNSRERSRSPMMYESTDNSSRRLNEVAVAEMMRPRRERDGDEMIEVMNGRGIKLGLGDFVFYSVLVGRAAMYDLMTVYACYLAIISGLGCTLILLAVCRHALPALPISIALGVIFYFLTRLLMEPFVVGTSSNLMMF, from the coding sequence ATGGAAGACGGCGGCGGCGGCAGCATACTAGAATCAATCGGCTCGGAAATAATCGGAGTAATGTCTCCGGTGTCAATCTGCATGTTCTTAGTAGTTCTGCTAGTCTACTCCCTCACCAACACCTCCGCCTCCTCCGCCGTCCGTACGGCCGCCAATCTCGTCTACCTCGAGTCCCCCACCGATACCCCTGCTGAGAAACTCGAAGGTGCACTCTTGAACGCTCTCGTTTTTGTGATCCTCATTGCCTTTGTCACTTTCGTCTTAGTCCTTCTCTACTACTACCGTTGCACAAGTTTTCTCAAGCACTATACTCGCTTCTCCGCCTTCTTTGTCCTCTCCTTTATGGGTGGGCCTATATTTCTCACTATCATTCAACATTTCAACATCCCAGTCGATTCAGTAACTTGCTTTATACTACTTTTCAATTTCTCAATTCTGGGGGTTTTGTCGGTTTTTTCAAATGGGGTCCCGATCTTAATTAGGCAGTCTTACATGGTTGCTTTGGGAATTGTTGTGGCTGCTTGGTTTACGAGATTGCCCGAGTGGACTACTTGGGTTTTACTGGTGGCACTGGCATTGTATGACTTGGTTGCAGTTTTGGCGCCCGGTGGgcctttgaaaattttggttgaattggcgTCTAGACGGGAGGAGGAGCTCCCAGCTTTGGTTTATGAGGCTAGGCCTACAACTAATGCTAACATTTCGGGGTCTCGAGGAGGATCTACTTTGGCTGGCCTTCTTGTTGCTGGGATGTCGCAGAATGATGGTAGTGATCATGGAGTTGAGCTTCAGGCTGTGTCAGCATCACCAAGAACGAATATTGGGAATTATGAGAATGAGATTGCAAGTGAGAGTGGGCATATGGTTATAAATATGGACAatgatgatgaggaggaggtTGAAGTTGTGAGAGAAGATCAAGAGGAGAATTCGCCCTTGATGGCTGGTAATTCAAGGGAAAGGTCGAGATCTCCAATGATGTATGAGAGTACTGATAACAGTAGTAGGCGATTGAATGAAGTAGCAGTTGCAGAAATGATGAGACCGCGTAGGGAAAGAGATGGTGATGAGATGATTGAGGTAATGAATGGTAGGGGAATTAAGCTTGGGTTAGGGGACTTTGTGTTCTACAGTGTATTGGTAGGAAGGGCAGCCATGTATGATCTGATGACAGTTTATGCTTGTTATCTCGCTATTATATCAGGACTTGGCTGCACATTGATATTGTTGGCTGTTTGTCGTCATGCTTTGCCAGCGCTTCCAATTTCGATTGCTTTGGGGGTCATATTTTACTTTTTGACGCGGTTGTTAATGGAGCCCTTTGTAGTTGGGACTTCATCAAATCTGATGATGTTCTGA